One Varibaculum prostatecancerukia genomic window, GTCATGTGGTGAGCTTGCCCACCCAGCTGGGACCAGAATTTTCCCTTGCTGATTTGGGCAGTTTTGATGTGGTGTTTCCCTTGCTGCACGGGCCTTTCGGTGAAGATGGAACTGTGCAGGGACTGCTAGAAATGATGCACTTGCCCTATGTGGGTTGCGGGGTATTAGCTTCGGCGGCTGCGATGGATAAACCCACCACTAAGATACTTTTACATGAGGCTAATCTGCCGGCCGGAAGATGGGAAACTGTGACCGCGAGTCAGTGGAGCCATGACCGTTCCGGGGTGCTGGAGCGGTTGGCACACCTGGGACTGCCGGTCTTTGTAAAACCCGCGCGCGCCGGCTCCTCTTTAGGGATTACTAAAGTGAGCAACGCAGACGCTATGGAAGCAGCAGTTATCAAGGCACAAGCGGTGGATCCCCGGGTGATTGTGGAACAGGAGCTAACCGGTTTTGAGGTGGAATGCGCGGTGTTGCAGGGAGCTGACGGGCGTCCTCGTACCACTGAGCCGGGGAAAATCGCTATGCGCGATGACGTGGTATTTTATGACTACAAAACCAAGTATTTCGGGGAAGACAGCGTCAGTTTAGAAATCCCGGCGAAGATACCCGAGCATTTGGCTACCCAGGTGCGCGAGATTGCCGCCAAGGCGTTCGAGGCGCTGGGGTGTGAAGGGTTAGCGCGGGTAGACTTTTTTGTCGATCCCGAGAAGGATTCGGTGGTAATTAACGAGGTGAACACCATGCCCGGGTTTACCCCGTTTTCTATGTACCCCAAATTATGGGAACATATGGGTATTGGGTATTCCCAGCTTATGGAGGAATTGATTTCTTTAGCGCTGGCGCGTCCGGTGGGGTTGAGATAACAAACATCGGAAAAATGGAGTTCATTTCCTGAGCTAACGAAGAACTAAACAATTAGGGTTGGAGATATGGCGAAGAAACGCGTGACCTTGGTAACTTGTGCACAGTATCCGAATTTATCTGAGGACGAGGCGGGACTGGTTGATGAATTAAACTCTCGCGGAGTCGATGCCCGGATTGCGATTTGGAATGATCCCGAGGTGGATTGGGAAGAAGCAGGGGTATGCGTAATCCGTTCGGTGCGCGACTATGCCGCTCACCAGGAGGAGTTCGTGCAGTGGGCACATCAGGTTCCCCGCTTGTTAAACCCGGCAGATGTTGTCAAATGGGCAACAGACAAACACTACCTGCTGCAGCTGGAGGAGCGGGGAGTTCCGGTGATTCCTACTACCTGGCTACAGCCGGAACAAAAGCTTAATAAACACCAGGTACATACCCGTTTTCCCGCTTCCGGTGAGTTCGTAGTTAAACCGGCGGTTTCTTCCGGGGGGCGCGAAATGGGACGTTACGACGCCAATAATGGGACGGCCCGGACGGCGGCCATCACTCACGCCTACAGCCTGTTACAAGAGGGACGTTCGGTGATGGTTCAGCGTTACCTCTCGCAGGTAGATGAACACGGCGAATACTCCCTGGTCTATATGAATGGAGTGTTGTCGCACTCGGTAGAAAAAGCCGCTATGCTCACTAACCCGAATACCACCGAAGTGCAGGCCGACGAGGAAGTCACCGGAAACCGGCAACCCAAACCGGAAGAATGGATGTTCGGGGAAAAGGTACGTTCCGCAATCCACTCGATG contains:
- a CDS encoding ATP-grasp domain-containing protein; its protein translation is MAKKRVTLVTCAQYPNLSEDEAGLVDELNSRGVDARIAIWNDPEVDWEEAGVCVIRSVRDYAAHQEEFVQWAHQVPRLLNPADVVKWATDKHYLLQLEERGVPVIPTTWLQPEQKLNKHQVHTRFPASGEFVVKPAVSSGGREMGRYDANNGTARTAAITHAYSLLQEGRSVMVQRYLSQVDEHGEYSLVYMNGVLSHSVEKAAMLTNPNTTEVQADEEVTGNRQPKPEEWMFGEKVRSAIHSMIKDRLGHDQHLLFLRIDIVPDGKGSYYLMEVSPVDGSLYLRTREDGIATFADAICNRVFW
- a CDS encoding D-alanine--D-alanine ligase family protein; protein product: MTPSDKSKPRVLVLFGGESGEHGISCATAAGVVEAIDHDRFEVVTVGITPQGQWVPVDFSSDQFQISEEGVAQVPAANRQLFLSPGDGHVVSLPTQLGPEFSLADLGSFDVVFPLLHGPFGEDGTVQGLLEMMHLPYVGCGVLASAAAMDKPTTKILLHEANLPAGRWETVTASQWSHDRSGVLERLAHLGLPVFVKPARAGSSLGITKVSNADAMEAAVIKAQAVDPRVIVEQELTGFEVECAVLQGADGRPRTTEPGKIAMRDDVVFYDYKTKYFGEDSVSLEIPAKIPEHLATQVREIAAKAFEALGCEGLARVDFFVDPEKDSVVINEVNTMPGFTPFSMYPKLWEHMGIGYSQLMEELISLALARPVGLR